From the genome of Amycolatopsis sp. NBC_01488, one region includes:
- a CDS encoding MFS transporter codes for MPIGLLALALGGFGIGLTEFGIVGLLPEVAADFGVTESVAGYLVSGYALSVAVGAIALTLAISRFDRKKVLLGLMVLFIAGNLISAVAPVYSVMLLGRIVAALCHGAFFSVGAVVAAEMVAENRKASAIALMFGGLTVANVLGVPLGTLLGQQLGWRSTFWAITVIGVVTMAGIGLLVPRPAPVARTGLRGELGAFRRPQVWISAAITVLSYGGMFGAFTYIAFTLTEVSGFATTTVPWLLVLFGVGMFAGNFLGGKAADRALDKSLLVVLALLTAVLGVFALTAHSKVLTVVSLFLMGTVGLATAPGLQLRIMRYAEDAPTMASGANIAAFNIGNALGAWLSGLALAAGLGFVSPLWVGAAVNVVGLAVLAAGSAAARRQQPQVAEAHQAVTA; via the coding sequence ATGCCTATCGGGCTTCTCGCCTTGGCGCTGGGAGGCTTCGGCATCGGGCTCACCGAGTTCGGGATCGTGGGTCTGCTGCCCGAGGTGGCGGCGGACTTCGGGGTCACCGAATCGGTGGCCGGATACCTGGTCTCGGGGTACGCGCTCAGCGTCGCGGTCGGCGCCATCGCGCTCACCTTGGCGATCTCGAGGTTCGACCGGAAGAAGGTGTTGCTCGGGCTGATGGTGCTGTTCATCGCGGGCAACCTGATCTCGGCCGTCGCGCCGGTCTACTCGGTGATGCTGCTCGGCCGGATCGTCGCGGCGCTGTGCCACGGCGCGTTCTTCAGCGTCGGCGCGGTGGTCGCCGCGGAGATGGTCGCGGAGAACCGGAAGGCCAGCGCCATCGCGCTGATGTTCGGCGGCCTGACCGTGGCCAACGTGCTCGGCGTCCCGCTGGGCACCCTGCTCGGCCAGCAGCTCGGCTGGCGGTCGACGTTCTGGGCGATCACGGTCATCGGCGTCGTCACCATGGCCGGCATCGGGCTGCTGGTCCCGCGGCCGGCGCCGGTCGCCCGGACCGGCCTGCGCGGTGAGCTCGGCGCGTTCCGCCGTCCCCAGGTCTGGATCTCGGCGGCGATCACCGTGCTGTCCTACGGCGGCATGTTCGGAGCGTTCACCTACATCGCCTTCACGCTCACCGAGGTCAGCGGCTTCGCCACCACCACGGTGCCGTGGCTGCTGGTGCTGTTCGGCGTCGGCATGTTCGCCGGCAACTTCCTCGGCGGCAAGGCGGCGGACCGGGCGCTGGACAAGTCGCTGCTGGTGGTCCTCGCGCTGCTCACGGCGGTGCTCGGGGTGTTCGCCCTGACCGCGCACAGCAAGGTCCTGACGGTCGTCTCGCTGTTCCTGATGGGCACCGTCGGCCTGGCCACCGCGCCCGGCCTGCAGCTGCGGATCATGCGGTACGCCGAGGACGCGCCGACGATGGCCTCCGGCGCCAACATCGCGGCGTTCAACATCGGCAACGCGCTCGGGGCCTGGCTCAGCGGTCTCGCACTGGCGGCCGGACTCGGGTTCGTCTCGCCGCTGTGGGTCGGCGCCGCGGTCAACGTCGTGGGTCTCGCCGTCCTGGCGGCCGGGTCGGCGGCGGCGCGCCGGCAGCAGCCGCAGGTCGCGGAGGCTCACCAGGCCGTCACCGCCTGA
- the ltrA gene encoding group II intron reverse transcriptase/maturase — MEVNGPEDDILNWDVIDWRHHEDNVRRLRGRIFTATKDGDWPKVRNLQKMMLRSWSNTLVSVRQVAQRNAGRNTAGIDGQVALTSPVRAELAVRTHRTARSWKPRAVKRVFIPKANGKQRPLGIPVLADRVHQARHRNALEPEWEARFEPRSYGFRPGRSCQDAISVIHVMACGKTAKRLWVLDADLSAAFDRIDHDRLLAAIGSFPGKGMIRDWLRAGVFEPGKGFTPTEEGTPQGGVISPLLLNVALHGLEEAAGVRQERSDTRRTKRGSPALVRYADDMVVLCHSRQEAEQVKAKLALWLAPRGLSFNEDKTRIVHLDDGFDFLGFTARRYQGKLIIKPSKAAIARVTQRLAAEMRALRGANAAMVLVTINPITRGWANYYRGVASSRVFAALDTYLWRLTYKWACHCHPDKPKSWVITRYFGRYHKARQDRWVFGDRDSGAYLPKFAWTKIVRHRLVRSEASPDDPAHADYWADRRRKRAPPLDRSALFLLRKQKGRCPTCGDLLLHADREPQSPREWEQWHRTTRKAITRQHIIAHGTRGTPDDTRLVHSHCQRRATGADREPATLYS, encoded by the coding sequence ATGGAGGTGAACGGACCCGAGGACGACATCCTCAACTGGGACGTCATTGACTGGCGGCACCACGAGGACAACGTACGGCGGTTACGGGGCAGGATCTTCACGGCGACGAAGGACGGGGACTGGCCCAAGGTCAGGAACCTGCAGAAGATGATGCTGCGAAGCTGGTCGAACACGCTGGTGAGCGTACGGCAGGTCGCGCAGCGCAACGCTGGCCGCAACACCGCGGGGATCGACGGGCAGGTCGCGCTGACCTCCCCGGTCAGGGCGGAGCTTGCGGTGCGGACGCATCGCACGGCCCGGTCCTGGAAACCCCGCGCGGTGAAGCGGGTGTTCATACCGAAAGCCAATGGGAAACAGCGGCCACTCGGAATTCCCGTGCTCGCCGACCGCGTCCACCAGGCGCGGCACCGCAACGCGTTGGAGCCCGAGTGGGAGGCCCGGTTCGAGCCTAGATCGTATGGGTTCCGGCCAGGCCGCAGCTGTCAGGACGCGATCTCGGTAATCCACGTGATGGCCTGCGGCAAGACCGCGAAACGCCTGTGGGTGCTGGACGCGGACCTCAGCGCCGCGTTCGACAGAATCGACCACGACCGGCTGCTTGCCGCGATCGGATCGTTTCCCGGTAAGGGAATGATCCGTGACTGGTTGCGGGCAGGCGTGTTCGAACCGGGCAAGGGATTCACCCCGACCGAGGAGGGAACCCCGCAAGGCGGGGTGATCAGTCCGCTGCTGTTGAACGTTGCGTTGCATGGGCTGGAGGAAGCGGCCGGAGTCCGCCAGGAACGCAGTGACACACGGCGAACCAAGCGAGGCTCTCCCGCGCTGGTCAGGTATGCCGACGACATGGTGGTGCTCTGCCATTCCAGGCAGGAGGCCGAGCAGGTCAAGGCGAAGCTCGCCCTTTGGCTGGCGCCCAGAGGTCTGTCCTTCAACGAGGACAAGACGAGGATCGTCCACCTCGACGACGGATTCGACTTTCTGGGATTCACCGCCCGCCGCTATCAGGGCAAGCTGATCATCAAACCCAGCAAAGCCGCTATCGCACGAGTCACCCAACGCCTTGCCGCGGAAATGCGTGCCCTGCGCGGCGCGAACGCGGCGATGGTCCTCGTCACGATCAACCCGATCACGCGAGGCTGGGCGAACTACTACCGCGGGGTGGCATCGTCGAGGGTCTTCGCGGCCCTGGACACCTACCTGTGGCGGCTCACTTACAAGTGGGCCTGCCACTGCCATCCCGACAAACCGAAGTCCTGGGTCATCACCCGGTACTTCGGCCGGTATCACAAAGCCAGGCAGGACCGCTGGGTGTTCGGCGACCGCGACAGCGGCGCCTACCTGCCCAAGTTCGCCTGGACCAAGATCGTCCGGCACCGGTTGGTCCGCAGCGAGGCGTCTCCGGACGACCCCGCACACGCCGACTACTGGGCCGACCGGCGACGCAAGCGCGCACCTCCGCTCGATCGCAGCGCCCTTTTCCTGCTACGCAAGCAGAAAGGACGTTGCCCGACATGCGGGGACCTGCTCCTGCACGCCGACCGTGAGCCACAAAGCCCCCGTGAATGGGAACAGTGGCACCGCACCACCCGCAAGGCGATCACCAGACAGCACATCATCGCCCATGGGACACGCGGCACGCCGGACGACACCCGACTCGTTCACTCCCACTGCCAGCGCCGGGCAACCGGCGCCGACAGGGAACCAGCAACTCTGTATTCCTGA
- a CDS encoding NADP-dependent oxidoreductase: protein MPQAVRFDEYGDIDVLEVRDVPRPRPAAGEVLVRVRAAGINPGENVIRTGALHESWPATFPSGQGSDLAGVVTEIGSAVRTWSVGDEVIGWVDTRASHAELVAVPAGQLVPRDAAVPWEAGGALFVAGATAHANVRAVGAGPGDTVVVAGAAGGVGSLTVQLLRRAGATVIGLASEANHAWLRDHGVVPVTYGDGVLDRVRAAAPEGVDAFVDNFGDGYVELALELGVAKDRINTIIDFAGAAGTGVKSEGMAGSANAEVLAELTKLVAAGDLDVPIAASYPLAEVRTAYRHLMRRRARGKIVLIP from the coding sequence ATGCCCCAGGCAGTGCGGTTTGACGAGTACGGCGACATCGACGTGCTGGAGGTGCGGGACGTGCCCCGGCCGCGGCCCGCGGCCGGCGAGGTACTGGTGCGCGTCCGGGCCGCCGGGATCAACCCCGGTGAGAACGTGATCAGGACCGGCGCGTTGCACGAAAGCTGGCCCGCGACGTTCCCGTCCGGGCAGGGCAGCGACCTCGCCGGCGTCGTGACGGAGATCGGCTCTGCGGTGCGGACCTGGTCGGTCGGCGACGAGGTGATCGGCTGGGTGGACACCCGCGCCAGCCACGCCGAACTGGTCGCCGTCCCGGCCGGTCAGCTCGTGCCGCGCGATGCCGCGGTGCCGTGGGAGGCGGGGGGCGCGCTGTTCGTCGCCGGGGCCACCGCGCACGCGAACGTGCGGGCTGTCGGGGCCGGTCCGGGTGACACGGTCGTCGTCGCCGGGGCGGCGGGCGGGGTGGGTTCGCTGACCGTGCAGCTGCTTCGCCGCGCGGGCGCCACCGTCATCGGGCTGGCGAGCGAGGCCAATCACGCCTGGCTGCGCGACCACGGCGTGGTCCCGGTGACCTACGGCGACGGGGTGCTCGACCGGGTCCGCGCGGCCGCGCCCGAGGGTGTCGACGCGTTCGTCGACAACTTCGGCGACGGCTACGTCGAGCTGGCCCTCGAGCTCGGTGTCGCCAAGGACCGGATCAACACGATCATCGACTTCGCGGGCGCGGCCGGCACGGGCGTCAAGAGCGAGGGTATGGCCGGCTCCGCGAACGCCGAGGTGCTGGCCGAACTGACCAAGCTGGTCGCGGCCGGCGACCTCGACGTCCCGATCGCGGCGAGCTACCCGCTGGCCGAGGTGCGCACCGCGTACCGCCACCTGATGCGCCGGCGCGCACGCGGCAAGATCGTGCTCATCCCGTAG